One segment of Nostoc piscinale CENA21 DNA contains the following:
- a CDS encoding DUF4277 domain-containing protein, with product MTASASQIRVQDIENCGIVAGIIDQMCLVEQINQILDTHHQEIVSPGQAVKAMILNGLGLVSAPLDIFEKFFVGTATGCHVVYLPSYSPDLNRIEKCWAWLKSMIRKLLPKSDNLRDAIETVLKQAAS from the coding sequence ATGACAGCATCAGCCTCACAAATAAGAGTACAAGATATTGAGAACTGTGGCATAGTCGCAGGAATCATAGACCAAATGTGTTTGGTAGAGCAAATCAATCAAATACTAGACACTCATCATCAAGAAATAGTCAGCCCAGGTCAAGCAGTAAAAGCAATGATTCTCAATGGCTTGGGTTTAGTCAGTGCGCCACTAGATATATTTGAAAAGTTTTTTGTAGGGACAGCCACAGGGTGCCATGTTGTTTATCTCCCCTCTTACTCACCCGATCTCAATCGGATTGAAAAGTGTTGGGCATGGCTCAAAAGTATGATTCGTAAGTTGTTACCCAAATCCGATAATCTACGTGATGCAATTGAAACCGTTCTCAAGCAAGCAGCGTCCTAA